Proteins encoded in a region of the Microbacterium neungamense genome:
- a CDS encoding glycosyltransferase family 4 protein, with product MHLDHTTARGGAELALVRLLRAGGDWLPAVLVPAVDEADAFAALPPTVLRRTAGVAQGPGGSAGSPLRLAVLAARLVVQAVATRLNPLVRTCDVVAANSTRAAAYAAVALLGSRTPLVVHLRDMVDEESLGGFGHRVMTRLVLPRADGVIANSHTTLSTARPFLRDDAITAVIPSAAGLTRAAARPPRTGPLRIGMLARIDPWKGQAELLEAFAVACRHGDAELEFAGGAPFEHEDFAARLAARAAELGIADRVRLLGHVDDVPEALARWDVGVQYSTRAEPLGQNVLQYLAAGLVTVVADEGGPREWVTDGENGRRVAPRDPRALAEVLRELVEDAAARERLASAAPGTPGLLDDAAVARAHAEIYREIATRRRMPVKA from the coding sequence GTGCATCTCGATCACACGACGGCGCGCGGGGGCGCGGAGCTCGCGCTGGTGCGCCTGCTGCGAGCAGGCGGCGACTGGCTGCCGGCCGTGCTCGTGCCGGCGGTCGACGAGGCGGATGCCTTCGCGGCGCTGCCGCCGACCGTGCTGCGTCGCACCGCCGGGGTCGCGCAGGGCCCGGGCGGCAGCGCGGGTTCACCGCTGCGGCTCGCGGTCCTCGCCGCGCGGCTGGTCGTGCAGGCGGTGGCGACCCGGCTGAACCCGCTGGTGCGGACGTGTGACGTCGTCGCGGCGAACAGCACGCGGGCCGCCGCGTACGCCGCTGTGGCGCTGCTCGGCTCGCGCACGCCGCTCGTGGTCCACCTGCGCGACATGGTGGACGAGGAGAGCCTGGGCGGCTTCGGCCACCGGGTGATGACGCGGCTCGTGCTGCCGCGGGCGGACGGCGTGATCGCCAATTCGCACACCACGCTGTCGACCGCGCGGCCGTTCCTGCGCGACGACGCGATCACCGCCGTCATCCCGAGCGCGGCGGGCCTCACCCGCGCCGCTGCACGGCCGCCGCGGACCGGACCGCTGCGGATCGGGATGCTCGCCCGCATCGACCCATGGAAGGGGCAGGCCGAGCTGCTCGAGGCGTTCGCCGTCGCCTGTCGGCACGGGGACGCCGAACTCGAGTTCGCCGGCGGCGCGCCGTTCGAGCACGAGGATTTCGCCGCGCGGCTCGCCGCGCGCGCGGCCGAACTGGGCATCGCCGACCGGGTGCGCCTGCTCGGGCACGTCGACGACGTGCCCGAGGCCTTGGCGCGCTGGGACGTCGGGGTGCAGTACTCCACGCGCGCCGAGCCGCTCGGACAGAACGTGCTGCAGTACCTCGCGGCAGGATTGGTCACCGTGGTGGCGGACGAGGGCGGGCCGCGGGAGTGGGTGACCGACGGGGAGAACGGGAGGCGGGTGGCGCCGCGCGACCCGCGGGCGCTCGCCGAGGTGCTGCGCGAGCTGGTCGAGGATGCCGCGGCGCGCGAGCGCCTGGCATCCGCCGCTCCGGGGACCCCGGGACTGCTGGACGACGCGGCGGTCGCCCGCGCCCACGCGGAGATCTACCGGGAAATCGCGACCCGCCGGCGGATGCCCGTCAAGGCATAG
- a CDS encoding nucleotidyltransferase family protein, translating into MEAPGTSAIPLGVRLQFARASVQVIAERSGIRLLHIKGDTVDPSIRSHVRAGSDVDVLIDPVAVPRMHAELVRHGWRVYSTFLDGSPFGHAQTYHHPDWGYLDLHRRFPGIRLPDRRAFEVLWAGHGVHDAVGVPCAVPSLDVQVVLLMLNAARDVRAVGAEGRRVWQAQSPEERARRQALIRELRAEVPFAVTMGELDRLRGRREHLLWKTIAEGGSRGAEWWGRVLAARNPLEAMQTLLRAPLANRSMLAHKLGRDPTALEMATATLRRFGAGIRSLVGRRG; encoded by the coding sequence GTGGAAGCACCGGGGACGTCTGCGATCCCCCTGGGCGTGCGCCTGCAGTTCGCCCGGGCCTCCGTCCAGGTGATCGCCGAGCGCTCCGGCATCCGGCTGCTGCACATCAAGGGCGACACCGTCGACCCGAGCATCCGCTCGCACGTCCGCGCAGGGTCGGACGTGGACGTGCTCATCGACCCGGTCGCGGTCCCGCGGATGCACGCCGAACTCGTGCGGCACGGCTGGCGGGTGTACAGCACCTTCCTGGACGGCTCGCCGTTCGGGCACGCGCAGACCTACCATCACCCGGACTGGGGCTACCTCGATCTGCACCGCCGGTTCCCCGGCATCCGCCTGCCCGATCGCCGGGCGTTCGAGGTGCTGTGGGCGGGTCACGGCGTGCACGACGCCGTCGGTGTGCCCTGCGCGGTGCCCTCCCTGGACGTCCAGGTGGTGCTGCTCATGCTCAATGCCGCGCGCGACGTGCGTGCAGTGGGGGCGGAAGGGCGACGCGTCTGGCAGGCGCAGTCGCCCGAGGAGCGCGCCCGCAGGCAGGCCCTGATCCGGGAACTGCGCGCGGAGGTGCCCTTCGCCGTCACGATGGGGGAGCTGGACCGTTTACGCGGACGACGTGAGCACCTGCTGTGGAAGACGATCGCGGAGGGCGGCAGCCGGGGTGCGGAATGGTGGGGGCGCGTCCTCGCCGCGCGCAACCCGCTCGAAGCGATGCAGACCCTTCTGCGGGCGCCTCTGGCCAACCGGTCGATGCTCGCCCACAAGCTGGGCCGCGATCCGACCGCCCTCGAGATGGCCACGGCGACGCTCCGGCGGTTCGGCGCCGGCATCCGCTCGCTGGTCGGGAGGCGCGGATGA